In Rutidosis leptorrhynchoides isolate AG116_Rl617_1_P2 chromosome 2, CSIRO_AGI_Rlap_v1, whole genome shotgun sequence, one genomic interval encodes:
- the LOC139893599 gene encoding dirigent protein 24-like, whose amino-acid sequence MANTKLSISTILKTTFCIFLLAVSLQCSDAARVLIDTTDDVSPVSPVPTNQPNTNGPIDEIDNPVEDPTPTLPNGPIPTTVAPAPVVDPTVPLPTNVAPTVNAPATNVAPVATPVGATPTGGSGAVGATGGGAVAGVEHPTLSFFMHDVLGGSHATSRVVTGIVASSNANAVPFSTPNSQVFPITNGVPLNNINGIVNNNNLPFLAGFTGNNYQNNPNSNTVLQNTGNNNVVKGGNNLPFVSAGQLPAGITLEQLMFGSITVIDNELTEGHELGTGVLGRGQGFYLSSSLDGSSHTFALTTLFHGSDHEVDDSISFFGVHRTASEISHIAVIGGTGKYEEAKGYATIESLPQVNDHTTDGVETIVHVNIYLTTP is encoded by the coding sequence ATGGCCAATACCAAGCTATCCATTTCTACCATTCTCAAAACCACATTTTGTATCTTTCTGCTAGCTGTTTCTCTACAATGTTCCGATGCGGCCCGCGTTTTGATAGATACGACAGATGACGTATCTCCTGTCTCCCCCGTTCCGACCAACCAACCAAACACAAATGGTCCAATAGACGAAATCGACAACCCCGTGGAAGACCCTACACCTACACTACCAAATGGTCCAATTCCAACAACCGTAGCACCTGCACCAGTCGTGGACCCCACTGTCCCTCTACCAACTAATGTAGCACCTACAGTCAACGCACCTGCCACTAATGTGGCACCAGTGGCCACCCCTGTAGGTGCCACACCCACAGGAGGCTCGGGAGCCGTTGGTGCCACAGGTGGTGGTGCTGTTGCAGGTGTTGAACACCCGACTTTGAGTTTTTTCATGCACGATGTTTTAGGTGGGTCTCATGCTACAAGCAGGGTGGTTACCGGAATCGTAGCCAGTTCAAACGCTAACGCGGTTCCTTTCTCTACTCCCAACAGCCAAGTTTTCCCAATCACTAATGGAGTCCCGTTAAACAATATTAACGGTATAGTCAATAACAACAACCTCCCGTTCTTAGCCGGTTTCACCGGTAACAACTACCAAAACAACCCAAATTCCAACACCGTCCTCCAAAACACCGGCAACAACAACGTTGTCAAAGGAGGAAATAACTTACCGTTCGTTTCAGCCGGTCAACTTCCAGCTGGAATAACCCTCGAACAACTCATGTTCGGGTCCATCACCGTTATTGACAATGAACTAACCGAAGGACACGAGCTTGGTACCGGTGTTCTTGGCCGTGGACAAGGGTTCTACCTTTCGAGCTCATTGGATGGAAGTAGTCACACTTTCGCACTCACAACACTTTTTCACGGTAGCGATCACGAGGTGGACGATTCAATCAGCTTTTTCGGGGTCCACCGAACAGCTTCTGAGATATCACATATTGCTGTGATTGGTGGAACTGGGAAATACGAAGAAGCGAAAGGTTACGCGACGATTGAGAGTCTGCCTCAAGTGAATGATCATACTACTGATGGCGTTGAAACCATTGTTCATGTGAATATCTACCTAACAACACCATAA